A part of Rhodamnia argentea isolate NSW1041297 chromosome 8, ASM2092103v1, whole genome shotgun sequence genomic DNA contains:
- the LOC125316140 gene encoding sister chromatid cohesion protein PDS5 homolog D-like isoform X1: MLQHDAEDLLANVEQGQSIPRLDSLLPVMKALIADSFLKHSVEGVRVSVAYCLSELMRISAPEEPYNDDQMKVIFELIVESFSKLSQASPQYYEKALSILETVAWVKACLLMLDLK; this comes from the exons GATGCTGAGGATCTGTTAGCTAATGTAGAGCAAGGACAATCAATCCCTCGCCTAGATTCCCTTCTTCCAGTCATGAAGGCACTAATTGCTgattcttttttgaaacattctgTTGAGGGTGTCAGAGTTTCTGTAGCATATTGCCTCAGTGAGCTTATGAGGATAAGTGCGCCTGAAGAACCATACAATGATGACCAGATGAAG GTGATTTTTGAGTTAATTGTGGAGTCATTTTCGAAGTTATCTCAGGCATCCCCGCAATATTATGAGAAGGCCCTCTCCATACTTGAGACTGTTGCATGGGTCAAAGCATGCCTTCTTATGCTTGACCTTAAATGA
- the LOC125316140 gene encoding sister chromatid cohesion protein PDS5 homolog D-like isoform X2 — MKDAEDLLANVEQGQSIPRLDSLLPVMKALIADSFLKHSVEGVRVSVAYCLSELMRISAPEEPYNDDQMKVIFELIVESFSKLSQASPQYYEKALSILETVAWVKACLLMLDLK; from the exons GATGCTGAGGATCTGTTAGCTAATGTAGAGCAAGGACAATCAATCCCTCGCCTAGATTCCCTTCTTCCAGTCATGAAGGCACTAATTGCTgattcttttttgaaacattctgTTGAGGGTGTCAGAGTTTCTGTAGCATATTGCCTCAGTGAGCTTATGAGGATAAGTGCGCCTGAAGAACCATACAATGATGACCAGATGAAG GTGATTTTTGAGTTAATTGTGGAGTCATTTTCGAAGTTATCTCAGGCATCCCCGCAATATTATGAGAAGGCCCTCTCCATACTTGAGACTGTTGCATGGGTCAAAGCATGCCTTCTTATGCTTGACCTTAAATGA